The Acidobacteriaceae bacterium nucleotide sequence GGCGTTGTATCCGGGATAACGTGCGCGCGCGCTGTAGGAGGCTAGCGTAGCGTTGGCGCCGGTGCAGTATGTAACTGGATCTGCCTTGTAGTACGCGCCTGAACAGTCGTAAATGGCAGGATTACGGTCAACAGGCAGGCTCAGTTTGCGACCCAGCTTCAGCACATAGTTCATCTCTAGAACACCAAATTTTCCCGCCTGCTGCTGAAAGCCAACGTTGCCCGCCATCGTGTAGGAGGAGCGAAAATTCGGATCCGGATAGAACACGCTGTAGGGTCCGAGAAACAAAGGTGTGCCTGTACCTGCATAGCCTGACGGGATACCCGGAGGATTACCCGCAATTAAATTGAGCAGCGGCTCGGAGGTGCCTCCAGGTGGTGTACTGAACTGGAAGTTGTAATAGTAGGGCTGCCCCGCTCCGACCACGTTCGCATTGATCGCGTCGAAGAAGACGCCGAAACCGCCGCGGATTGACGTCTTCCCATTTCCGAAAAGATCATAGGCGATTCCCAGTCGTGGTTGCCACTCGTTGTAGTCCGTTGGCACCAGTGATTTCCTTATACTCTTGTCGCCATAGAACGCCAGGCCGCCTGGAGCGTTCGTGAATACCTGCGACTGGTAGCCCGGGATAAACGTTTCGCTATGTCCTTTCGGCTGATACCACTGCCAGGGAAGCTCATAACGAAGACCCACACTGATCGTCAAACGAGGAAGCGCTCGCCAATCGTCCTGCACGAAGAGATAGAGTGCGCGCTCTCGACCGGAGAGCTCTAGCGGACTTTGGAGCGTCTCTGCTTTCACCAACCCCTGCATAAAGTCGGCGATCTGCAGATCGCTGTATGTGGAAGCATAGGAGAGTTCTCCAGGAGTCTGAGTATGATTCAGATATTCGAGCCGCAGCCATTCCGCGCCAAACATAATGTTGTGGTGACTGTGCTGGTAACTCACCGAGTCATCAATCTGGAGACTGCCGTTGACGCGGTACTGGTAACCATCAGAGAGCGTGCCCAGCGTAAACCTCCCAGTAACCCCGAAGTACGGCAGCGATGGAACACCGGGAATGGTGATCGCGGAGCCAAGATCCTGCAAGGAGGTCTGGTCCTGCGGGTAGATCACATTGACGTAACGTTTATATGCAGCACGCGCCACGTTGAATAGGTTCGGCGTGATAACCCATGTATCTCCGATGCTGCCCAGACGGTTCTTTCCCGTGTTATAGGTGATTTCGTAGTTCGCATTGCCTGCGTTGGGGCCCAGGGATCCACCAGACGAACTGCCTGTGGCCACTCCAGGGGCGGAGTGGTCATCGGCATTTTGTTGGTAGTAGCGGGCATCGATGCTGTGTCGCTTGTACTGGTAGTCCAAGCGAAGCAGCGCATTCTGATCGTTACGCGGCAGTCGTGCTTGCGTTACCGCAACCGGGACATCGTTGTATCCGATCTGAGTTGGCAACGGAAGATAGCCGCGGTGAATGACGTTCTGCACAACCGGGCTGAAGCAGACGCTGGGAATCTCCGGCGTCGTAAGATACTTGCCCGCCGTGCCCGTATGGGCCGCCAACAGGTTCAGCCAGACGTTGACGCAAGGCGAGTCTTGCCCTGAAGCCAGCGTTCCTCCGGCAACGGTATAAGCGGTATTGATCATGCTCCGCACATAGGAGGCATAGCCTGTACCCGTGTCGTAGAGGGGATTTAGCAGAATGCGATTCTGCGCCTTTGTGCCCGCATCGGTGGATGAGCCGAAGTAAGCACACTGCCCCATACCTGCAAAATAGCCGGCCGAAGAGCAGGGTCTGGGCGTTACACCGTCAGCCGCCATACCGCGCTCATCGAGCGTAGGCGTTTCAATGTTGCCGATGTTCGTGCCCGAGATGCGAAGGTCCTGATAGGTGAGTTGGTAGAAAAGTTTGTCGCGCAGAATTGGCCCACCCAGCGTGAAGCCAAACTGATTACTAACTAGGTGTGGATTGATCTTTGTAAAGTAGTCTGAGCTGTTGAACGCGCTGTTTTGCGCGTACTCCCAAACCGAACCGTGCAGGGTATCTGTGCCAGCTTTTGTGATGACGTTGAAGACACTGCCTACGCTGCGGCCGAACTGCGCCTTATAGTTATTCAGTTGCACGCTGACTTCCTGCAGCGCCTGTCGCGGCGGATAATTGAGCCCGGTGTTGTAGTAGAGGTTATTCCATAGGGCGCCGTCGAGCAGGAAAAGATTCTGGTTGCTGCGCGAACCAGAAACGGAATACGTTGGCCCACTGTTCTCCGCAGTGAAGGTAGCCGGCGCGTTCACACTCGCGACGCCAGGAAGCAGCGCCGCCAGGTTCACAACATTGCCCGCATCAATTGGTAGATCTTCTACTAGCTTCTTCTCGATTAGCACCCCGATGGTCGCCGAACGCGTATCCACTTCAGAGCCGGAAGATGTGACAATTACCTCGCTTTGCACGGAACCCAGGATGAGCCGAGCATCCATGCGCACATTCTGATCCGTTTCAAGCTTCAGATCCTGATCGATGTAGGTCTGAAACGATGGCGCCGTCACGGTAAGGGTGTATAAACCCGGTTGGGCATTCGAGAAAAGATATTCGCCTCGTTCGTTTGTCTTCACGGCTCTCGCCGAGCCACGATCCGTGGACGTCAATGTGACGCTGGCACCCGCTACCGTTGCCCCTGTCGGGTCGGAGACCTGCCCGGACACGCTGCCACCCTGCTGCGCAAACGCGATTGTGGTCGATACCCAAACGATGGCGCACCAAAAGCCCCAGCGAACTCTCTGTAGCATCCTTCTTGTCCTTCCTGTTGCTGTACATAATCGCGTTCGCAGCGCTACGGCGCTACGCCAAGCATCCCCGGAATCACCGGAGCCGCCGGAGTTGCTGCACCGACCAACACAGTCAGGTATGTGGTGCCTCCGGTGAAGTTGGCGATCCACACATTGCCGGAAAGATCGATTGCAATTCCTTCGCCGCCCGTAATCGCCGAACCGGTTTCCGCATGCGTGTATCCGCTGGAACCGGAGAGCGCATTGATCGCCATCGATGTCGTTCCAACGTTCGACACGCTGAATTCGCTGATAGCCGAAGAGGTTAAGTTAGCCACCCACGCGTTGTTTGCACCGTCGATTGCCAAGAACTGCGGGTTGCTCAGGCCACCTGCTCCGGAAGCCGAGTTCACGCTTCCGGAGCCCGCCGTGGTTGAGATGAGAGCCTTGCTGCCGATGATCGTGCGCACGCCATAGGTGACGGTGTTGGTGGCTCCCGTTGTGCCGAGGTTGGATGTGGATCCAAATTCTGTGGCCGCGTTGGCGAGCCAAAGGTTATTCGCCGAGTCCACGGCCATGCCCATCACAGCGCCCGTATTCGCCGCGATCGCGTCCTTGCCGCTGCATCCAGTGTTGGCCCCGATAAGACCGTTGTAACTGCTGTTGGTTGCTAGCGAACCCGAAAGGATTTGCAGAATGACCGATGCGTCACCGCCAGCCGTTGCCGTACAACCCGATTGATCGTTGACCCAAATCAGCGGAGCGTTCGTGGCCGACGAAGACGATGTATTGTCCACGATGACGGTGTAAGGATGTGTGCCAATGCTGGCCCCCACCGTGTAGGCGCCCGATGCGTTGAACTTTCCAAGCACCTTCGAGCCCGGGTTTGTACTGCCCCCGGCCTGGGTGAAATACACGTTACCGCTTGCGTCCGCAGCCGCTCCGAAAGGATACAGGCCGCTGTAATAGCCTGTAGCCGTCCCGTTGTACGTCGCTCCGGGCCCCGCCGCTGCAGGAAACTCAGCAACCTGACCGAAGTAGCAAGTCGATGTGTACGATCCGCAGTAGGACGAAGACGAGATCGCCACTTCATTGGTGTAACTGCCGTTCCAGTCCGCCAACCAGGCATTGCCCGAGCTATCGATGACGATAGAGCGCGGCGACGAAATGGTGCGAGTGTATGCAGGCGCGGTGCTGCTGGTGATGCCATAGGAAGATAATGTCGCGGCAAATCCGCTGTCTGCGCCCACGGTGTAGCTCGTGATCGGGGTCATCATCGCATTTCCGCTTGGCCCAACCGCCACCACGCTGCCGAGCTTATAGTTCGATACCCACACGTTGCCGTAGAAGTCGGCTGCAACCGAGTACGCCTGATTTACGTAAGCCGTCTTACCAGATACAGGTGCGTAGCCCACCGCCAACGTCCAATCGGGCGGCGAGGAACTCATTGCAATGAAAGGCGCGCCTACCCCCTGGATGCACGCAAACGCGGCTCCGGTTGATCCACACGATCCCGTTCCGCCGATGTTGGTAGGAAACTGCGCCAGGTACCACGCTGCCTGAATCGTATCCATTGGCGCGTTGAGCGTACTTTGCGCGATACCTTTGGTGCTCAACGTGGTGGAGGATGGAATGACACTCGCGAAAAGATCACTGCAGCTCGAACTGATCGAGGGCGCGTTCACGCAATAGGAAAGAATGTCCGCCAGCGTATACTCACGGTCGGATTCGTTCGATACCCAGGTGTTTGTGCTCACCGGTGTAGCCAAACCCGTCGCCACATCGGCGAGATTCGTCGCAGTCGTGAAGGCATTTTGCATACCAACCAGGTTCGTGGTGGGGGCGCCAATATTCACTGACCCTGCCGTGCCGGAGGGGGCTGCCATGAACTGTTGCAAAGCCCAAACCGCAGCAACGGTTGTTACCTCGTTCAACTGAACAAAGGGCACCGCAGCAGCCAGTGCGCTGGCTGAAGTGCATGGACCCAGCGCCGCCATCAGCGCGATGCTGCTGTTGGCGCCACTGCCAGAGTCTCCTCCGATTGCCAGCAGGTAGACCTCTGCGGGATATCCATCCATTGCTGCGGGGCACGCATAGTCGCTCGAAATATTGAAGGCGCCGTGAGCGTCTGTGGCGACGTAGTAAAGCCCATTAGCGTCCTGGCCTCCGATGCCGGTTGCGCTTGATGCGTCTGTCGTCGACGTATTGTTTGTCAGTACGGCTGAGGTCAACAACGAAGTCGCTCCGGTGCCGTAGTTATGTGCTGCCGCAGAGTTCCCTGCTGCGTACAGGTAAACCTTCGCGCCGCTCACCGGGTTCTGTCCGCCGTTGACTCTGCCCTTCATCGCGGCTCCCTGATAGCTTTGTCCGACAGTGGAACCACTGGGTGTTTGCAGCACTCCCATGCCACATCCTGACAAAGCGAGGATAGAGATGGCACCGGCTACGCATGCGGTGCGGGAAATAGCACTGCGAATCATTGAGTACATCATGCTGGCTCCTTCGAGGAACGGCTCGATTGAAATGGGCAAAGTCTTACTTCTGAACGACGGTGAATGCGATGGAGACGGAGCTCTGCAAGCCATTCGGACCTGAGCCCTTGATGACGACAGAACTCGTCCCTGCTGGGGTGACTGCGGAGATCGGCGTGTTCGTGCTGCAACCGGCGAAGGACAAAAGCGCAGCTGCGGACAGCATCAGAAACGCCTGAGAACATATCCTCCGACGACGCCGAAACGCCAAGGTCAAGAGCGGCGCTGCAAGCGCATACCAGACTCCTCCGGCAAAGCGAACATTACTTGCCTGCGTTGGAACGGTGCCGGGCGAAACGTTCGTCCACAGCGTCACCGTTACCGACGTCGCCTGGTCGGTCGCAGGAGTGAAGCTCATCGTCTGGGGCTGAAAAGTGCAATAAGAGTTTGCCGGAAGTCCACTGCAGCTCATCGTCACCACGCCGTTCAACGTATTCGTGGGCGTCAGCGCAACGGTCGTTTGGACTGCTCCCCCTTGGGCCACCGAGACGACACTCGAAGCCGCCGCAAGCGTGAAGCCTTGCGGGTCTGCACCCACCACAAACGTCAGCGCAGGAGTGCTTGTACTTGCGGCAAAGTTACCGTCACCGCTGTATTGGGCAACGATGCTGTAAGTGCCGACGTCGAGTGTAGCCGACGTGAAAGTAGCGATCCCCTGGGCGGTGAGTGTGGCGGTAGAGAGTGTGGTCGCCCCATTCAGGAACGTGACCGTACCCGTTGGGACCGCGCTACTTGAGGTCGAGACCTTGGCTGTAAAGATCACACTTTGGAACTGGACTGCGCTCGTGGGGGAGGCGGAGACTAAAACGTTTGTAGCCGCCTGTGCAACAGCCAGCGTTAACGTGCTGGAGGTGCTCCCACCATAAACATCGTCGCCGCTATAAGTCACGCCGATCGTGTGTGGCCCCACCTTCAACAATGGCAGCGTCACCGAGGCCACTCCGTTGGATCCACTTGCAGAGAGCACGACAGCGGCTTGTGAAACGCCATCGATCTGCAACGTAACGGTTCCGCTGATGCTGGTCGTCCCTTGGGAAGCGGGCGTCACCGTGACTGTCAGCACTGTAGTCGATCCATACTGCGGAGTGCCCGAAGCAGGCGTGGTGATTGCAGCCGCAACGCTTGTAGAGACGAGCGTTACACCGCCTCCCTTCAGCGTCACGGATGGCACCGGTGCGTTGATTCCCGTGCTGCCAGTAAATGTATAGATGGCGGATTGATTGCCATTCTGCGTCGGTGTGAATTGTCCCGCCATTGCGCATTGCACACCGGACGCAAGCTGCTGTGAGGCACTGCAGCCACTTGTCGTCGCTGGCACGAAACTGAAGGTCGACGTGCTTCCCGAGGAGGTGGTGAGCGGCGAACCCAAGGTGCCCGTCAGCGTGCCTGAACTCGTGATCATATAGGCCTGCATAGCACTGCTCTGGCCGAGATTCACCTTGCCGAAATCCATGGAGACGCTATCGCGATTGACAGCTAGCACACGGCTATTGCCCGTGTCGGCTATGTAGAGCGTCCCGGCGCTGTCCAGCTCAATCTGCTGCGGAAGGTCTAGAGCGACCGCAGTCGCAAGCCCAGGTACTATTCCCGTACCGCTGGCGCCATTGAAGCCCGCTATCGTCGAAATCACACCGGTGACAGAGTCGATCATACGAACCGCTTGATTGCCGGTGTCCCCCACGTAGATCGAGCCGCTTGCATCCAACGCTAGCCCAACAGGGCTACTTAGCTCTGCGGAAATGGCCAGGCCTCCATCGCCGCCTCCGCCCGCCTGACCATTGCCTGCGAGGGATACGATCGCCTGCCCGCTCGCCGTGAGATTCACGCGACGAATCTCGTGATTGCCCGTGTCCGCGATCAAAAGATTGCCGCTGAGATCGAAGCGTATCTGTGTTGGACCAGAGAGAACAGCCTGAAGCGCATTGCATCCGTCGCCGATCAAGTCCGTCGCAGAGGTACAAGCCTTGCCGCCACCGGCCACCGTGACCACACCTGATCCGTTCAGCGGCACAGCGCGCACACGGTTGTTTCCCGTATCAGCGACATAAAGCAAACCATTAGAGTCCACAACCAACCCCGCCGGAGACGAGAAGATAGACTGCGTGCCAGGACAACCATCACCGACCATATTCGCCGCGGCAGAGCAAATCGTCGACGCGCCTCCAGCCACAGTCGAGATCGTACCTGTCACCGGATCGACACGCCGCACCACGTTGTTGCCCGTGTCTGCGATGTATACCGCGCCGTCTGATGCAACGGTCACGGCCCTGGGCGAAGACAATGTCGCAGTCGTCGCAGACTGTCCGTCTCCGCTGTAGCCCGCCACCCCGGTCCCAGCAAGAACAGTCATCGTCGCGGAACTGATGCTGTACTTCATCACTCGGTCGTTCGCAGTATCAGCGATGAACAGGTTCCCTGCATTGTCCTTCGCAACGCCACTCGGCTGGCTCAAGCTTCCGGACAAAACGCTGGCGGTTCCAGGATCGATCGCGAACGCAGCGGCAGATCCAGTTCCTTCAAATCCGATGGAGCGCACATTGCCCGCCGAATCAGTCGCGGTCAAGGTCGCGCGATCCGTCCCCGCCATAGAAGGCGTGAAGCTCACCGCGACTGTGCAGTCCGTCGTTCCGTCGCCGTTCTTCGTACAAGAAGGCGTCGCCGCCGAGTAATCGCTATCGCTGAAGACCAGGGGGTTGCTGCTGGAAGGAGTGTCGCCGACTGCGTAATGCAATTCAACCGTTTGCGTCTTTGGAGCACCCGCCGTCGTAGACGAAAAGATCAGGTCCGACGAAACCTTACGGATCGTCTCTGCAGACGCATCGGAGATATAGAGGTTCTCGTTCGCATCAACGGCCAGTCCATAGCCTTCGTTTCCGAGCGCAATCGTCGCCACGGTCGCAGGACAATTATTGCCGATGGAGTCGGTCTCCTGTGCACATCCTGTCGTAAGCGAACTGCCCGCGTAAACACCTGCAATCGGACGCATCCAGCCCGTAGTCGAGTCCTCAAACCAGATAATCTGCTTACTGTCTGAGATGAAGAGATTACCCTTGCGGTCCAGCACGATGCGCCGCACCACAGACATCGTCGCGGTGGTACCGAGGATAGCCTTGAGCGTGTTGCCCTTGACGCTGCCCCCTCCCGCCACCGTATAGATGTTGCCAACCACCGGAGAAGAGATACCCATCACGCCGCCGCCCGCATAGATCATCCGAACGACACTGCTCTGGTCAACGATGAAGACATTACCGTAACTGTCGATTGCGACATCCGAAGGATTCGTGAGTAGCGCAGCCCCAGCCGGACCGCCATCTCCAGTGGTACCAGCCGTTTTGGACTGGCTGCCAGCTATGGTGTAGATGTAGCCGATGACCGGGTTTGTCACAGACGGATTTGCAGCCGTAATCTGCGCAGCGGCAGCAGCGCCCCCGTTGTAGACCACACGGACGACGTTGTTCACGTAATCCGCGATGAAGACGTCGTAGGCCGCATCCACCGCAACGCCGCGCGGCGCGTTTACGGTGGCAGACGTTGCCGGGCCACCATCCCCGGTATATCCCGCAACCGCCGAGCCCGACTTTCCGGCTGGCGAGGTAGTGCCCGCAACGACACTCATCAAACCAGTCGCTGCACTGACCTTCTGCACGATGGAAGCTGTGCCGGTCATGTAAATATCGCCATTCGCGGCAATCGCGATGGCAAAGGGTTTCCCCAGCGCGGTGTAGCCTCCGCTCGCATTCGCCAGGCCATCGGATGCAGGACAGCCGTCACCATACTTGTCCAGAGTCGCTGCACACACACCCGTCGAGGTGGTCCCCGCCGCCACGGTAATGATGCCGGTCTTCGCATCGACGCGACGGAGCAAATTGTTGTTCGAGTCCTCTACGTAGAGATTTCCTCGCGCATCCACCGCGATGCCCGTGAGGTTAGTGCTGAAGCTAGCTTGCAACGCAGGGCAACCATCTCCCATAGCGTCTGCCGCCGTCGAGCAAATCGCGCTTCCTCCCGCCACTGTATTAATCAGATACGGCAATGGATATGGCGCACTCTGGGCGATCGACTGCGAGAGGATCCCGCCGCACCAGAGAGCAAATATTAGAGAAAGTCCCAACAGTCTCGCCTTAGCGCGTGAGCGCCCAGGACTGTCATTGGCGGGGCCGGCGCCGGGTGTGGGATGCAGGAGGCTTTTCATGACGCCGCCACACTAATCTGATGGTCAGACCATTGTCAAGACCGTAGATAGTGGCTGAAAGCGGAATATTTTGGACTGTTGGCGCGGCAACTTCCATAACAAACTGCTGATTGCGGCACCATGATCACGTAAGAGGAAATCACAAGTCACGCCCCGAAAACATTCCCTTCACCGTGGAACTTTGAGTGCTCCCGGTCGAACGTCACGACTCCCAGGCTACGCAAATCTCGGACTCTAGCGACGATATCCCTTGACAGTAATCCGGTCACGCGCACTACAGTTATGCCGACTCCTTTGGTCTGACGATCAGCTTTTTCGGATCATGCGAGAAATTTCAATTGCGGGTTACTTTCACATGCTCCATCGTATTGTCATGGTCACAGCAGGAGCCGCACTAGCGCTGCTTCTTGGAGCAAGATGCACAGCACAGGATGCCCGCACCGTCACGGAACCCGATTTTCCTTCGGGCTGTCAGACGCTGGCAGCCTCACTCTACATCAGTAGCGGAGAGCCCAACTCGGAGACGAACTTCGACACTTCCCGCATCACAAGCGCACTCAATACCTCTGCGTGCGTCGAACTGATCACCGCCGGCAACGATAACGCGTTCCTGATACAGCCGATCACGATTCCGCAAGGCAAAATTCTGCTGGTAGATGGCGGTGTTACCGTCTTCGCATCACGAAATCCCGCCGACTATCAGGTGAGCGGCGCTGCGGACACTTGTGGCACAACGACAGGATCCGGCGGAGGATGCAAACCGCTCATCACGATCGCGAAGAATACCAGCACCAGTGCAGCAGGTTCAGCCATCATGGGCTACGGCATCATCGATGCGCGCGGTGGCGACCATCTCGTCGTCGGCGGAGTCGTGCAAACTTATAGCTGGTGGGACAACGCGGCTAACGGCGGAGGAAACCAGAGTAATCCCGTCATGATCCAAGCCACACAGGCCGATAGTTTCATTCTCTACAAGATCACTCTGCGCAACTCCCCCAAGATGCACGTGATTTATAAGGATGGGACTGGCTTTACCGTGTGGGACGCCAAGGTGGTCACGCCACATGACGCAGACAATACCGATGGCATCGACCCAACGGGATCCAATAACATCACGATCACGAACTCCTATATCAGCGATGGGGATGACGACGTCGCGATCGGCTCTAGCAGCGCAAGCTATCCAGGACACAACATCACCGTCTCGCACGATCACATCTACGGCGGGCACGGTGTCTCAATCGGAAGTATCACCAACGGAGGGATCGCTAACGTTCTCGTGGAGCATGTGAACTTTGCAGGGACCGTAGGTGACAACTTCGCGACAGGCTTGAGGATCAAATCAGCAGAAGATCGCGGTGGCACCATTGAAGGGA carries:
- a CDS encoding TonB-dependent receptor, whose product is MLQRVRWGFWCAIVWVSTTIAFAQQGGSVSGQVSDPTGATVAGASVTLTSTDRGSARAVKTNERGEYLFSNAQPGLYTLTVTAPSFQTYIDQDLKLETDQNVRMDARLILGSVQSEVIVTSSGSEVDTRSATIGVLIEKKLVEDLPIDAGNVVNLAALLPGVASVNAPATFTAENSGPTYSVSGSRSNQNLFLLDGALWNNLYYNTGLNYPPRQALQEVSVQLNNYKAQFGRSVGSVFNVITKAGTDTLHGSVWEYAQNSAFNSSDYFTKINPHLVSNQFGFTLGGPILRDKLFYQLTYQDLRISGTNIGNIETPTLDERGMAADGVTPRPCSSAGYFAGMGQCAYFGSSTDAGTKAQNRILLNPLYDTGTGYASYVRSMINTAYTVAGGTLASGQDSPCVNVWLNLLAAHTGTAGKYLTTPEIPSVCFSPVVQNVIHRGYLPLPTQIGYNDVPVAVTQARLPRNDQNALLRLDYQYKRHSIDARYYQQNADDHSAPGVATGSSSGGSLGPNAGNANYEITYNTGKNRLGSIGDTWVITPNLFNVARAAYKRYVNVIYPQDQTSLQDLGSAITIPGVPSLPYFGVTGRFTLGTLSDGYQYRVNGSLQIDDSVSYQHSHHNIMFGAEWLRLEYLNHTQTPGELSYASTYSDLQIADFMQGLVKAETLQSPLELSGRERALYLFVQDDWRALPRLTISVGLRYELPWQWYQPKGHSETFIPGYQSQVFTNAPGGLAFYGDKSIRKSLVPTDYNEWQPRLGIAYDLFGNGKTSIRGGFGVFFDAINANVVGAGQPYYYNFQFSTPPGGTSEPLLNLIAGNPPGIPSGYAGTGTPLFLGPYSVFYPDPNFRSSYTMAGNVGFQQQAGKFGVLEMNYVLKLGRKLSLPVDRNPAIYDCSGAYYKADPVTYCTGANATLASYSARARYPGYNASGSSIVDLESVGTANYNGLQIQYRRRTGKNLTLIGSYTYSRSLDEGTNGLSLSNAIPNVDNISTQYGPSDSNVKHNGTMGWALVMPTLHRGIMPLRAVLNGWEYSGIYSVRTGLPINVVADGDPNYSNEPNQRPSLMPGANPKLPSGRHRADKINNWFDGTACNAAQIAAGTASGCVWLIPGPGQFGNVSRNFLVGPAFTRIDMSAQRFFQLKKIRDTARLTFRADAFNVFNTVNLAQPKSTVAPLNNVQAGYISASTGSNTVAGPVGRRLQLSATFYF
- a CDS encoding Ig-like domain repeat protein, whose product is MGLSLIFALWCGGILSQSIAQSAPYPLPYLINTVAGGSAICSTAADAMGDGCPALQASFSTNLTGIAVDARGNLYVEDSNNNLLRRVDAKTGIITVAAGTTSTGVCAATLDKYGDGCPASDGLANASGGYTALGKPFAIAIAANGDIYMTGTASIVQKVSAATGLMSVVAGTTSPAGKSGSAVAGYTGDGGPATSATVNAPRGVAVDAAYDVFIADYVNNVVRVVYNGGAAAAAQITAANPSVTNPVIGYIYTIAGSQSKTAGTTGDGGPAGAALLTNPSDVAIDSYGNVFIVDQSSVVRMIYAGGGVMGISSPVVGNIYTVAGGGSVKGNTLKAILGTTATMSVVRRIVLDRKGNLFISDSKQIIWFEDSTTGWMRPIAGVYAGSSLTTGCAQETDSIGNNCPATVATIALGNEGYGLAVDANENLYISDASAETIRKVSSDLIFSSTTAGAPKTQTVELHYAVGDTPSSSNPLVFSDSDYSAATPSCTKNGDGTTDCTVAVSFTPSMAGTDRATLTATDSAGNVRSIGFEGTGSAAAFAIDPGTASVLSGSLSQPSGVAKDNAGNLFIADTANDRVMKYSISSATMTVLAGTGVAGYSGDGQSATTATLSSPRAVTVASDGAVYIADTGNNVVRRVDPVTGTISTVAGGASTICSAAANMVGDGCPGTQSIFSSPAGLVVDSNGLLYVADTGNNRVRAVPLNGSGVVTVAGGGKACTSATDLIGDGCNALQAVLSGPTQIRFDLSGNLLIADTGNHEIRRVNLTASGQAIVSLAGNGQAGGGGDGGLAISAELSSPVGLALDASGSIYVGDTGNQAVRMIDSVTGVISTIAGFNGASGTGIVPGLATAVALDLPQQIELDSAGTLYIADTGNSRVLAVNRDSVSMDFGKVNLGQSSAMQAYMITSSGTLTGTLGSPLTTSSGSTSTFSFVPATTSGCSASQQLASGVQCAMAGQFTPTQNGNQSAIYTFTGSTGINAPVPSVTLKGGGVTLVSTSVAAAITTPASGTPQYGSTTVLTVTVTPASQGTTSISGTVTLQIDGVSQAAVVLSASGSNGVASVTLPLLKVGPHTIGVTYSGDDVYGGSTSSTLTLAVAQAATNVLVSASPTSAVQFQSVIFTAKVSTSSSAVPTGTVTFLNGATTLSTATLTAQGIATFTSATLDVGTYSIVAQYSGDGNFAASTSTPALTFVVGADPQGFTLAAASSVVSVAQGGAVQTTVALTPTNTLNGVVTMSCSGLPANSYCTFQPQTMSFTPATDQATSVTVTLWTNVSPGTVPTQASNVRFAGGVWYALAAPLLTLAFRRRRRICSQAFLMLSAAALLSFAGCSTNTPISAVTPAGTSSVVIKGSGPNGLQSSVSIAFTVVQK